A window from Plectropomus leopardus isolate mb chromosome 3, YSFRI_Pleo_2.0, whole genome shotgun sequence encodes these proteins:
- the LOC121963459 gene encoding vitellogenin-1-like, giving the protein MRAVVLAVALAFVACEPHNFAPEFAAGKTYVYKYETLLLGGLPEKDLARAGLKISSKVLISATAENKLMLKLLEPELYEFSGIYPKDQLVPATKLTSALAAQLLTPIKFEYANGVVGKMFAPEGISTMVLNVYRGILNVLQLNIKKTQNVYEMQEAGAQGVCKTLYAISEDEKAERILLTKTRDLNHCQEKIMKDMGLAYTEKCAKCQQNSKNLRGATAYNYVLKAVPSGILILEATVNELIQFSPFTEMNGAAQMETKQSLVFLEIQRAPIVPITAEYLHRGSLKYEFSTELLQTPIQLIKITNVQTQIVEILNHLVTHNVERVHEDAPLKFLELIQLLRVAHFEDLEVLWSRYRTNPAYRQWILDAIPTIGTPVALKFIKEKYLANELTTAEAAQALITSVHMVTADTEAIKLVADLAVNHMIVERPVLREIVLLGYGTMISKHCAEKIVCPAELIRPIQDLLTEAVAKDETQNIILLLKVLGNAGHPTSLKPITKILPIHGTAAAALPMRVHADAIMALRNIAKKEPRMIQELALQLYMDKALHPELRMLACIVLFETRPPMGLVTTLANIVKTEPNLQVASFTYSHMKSLTRSTATIHASLAAACNVAVKILSPKLDRLSLRFSKAIHADIYNNPLMLGAAASAFYINDAATILPRSIVAKTSAYLAGAAADVLEVGVRTEGIQEVLLKNPALIDNVDRITKMKRVIKALSQWRALPTRTPLASVYIKFFGQEIAFVNIDKVLIDQAIALTTGPSAQTFGMNAIKTVLSGASFNFAKPLLATEVRRILPTAAGLPMELSLYTAAVAAAAVKVKATTKPALPENFHLSHLLKTDIQFDTELRPSIAVNTFAVMGVNTAMLQAAVLSRAKLNTILPTKIAARLDINEGHFKIQALPVSVPEHIAAVNVETVALARNIEDLAATKITPIITAKVLDYISREKLTSKIISSTSVSKSSEILNEDVSAPISIKTPRAVQFAKKYCVKAVGLNGCLKVATENAASIQDIILYKLAGKHSITLSLTPITGEAIERLEIEIQIGPKAAEKLIKKINLSEEIINGRPALMKLKKILVPGQRNVTSSSSSSSSSRSSLSSRSSSSSSSRVSSKAVDVARKLRSSSSSSSSRSSSSSSSSSSSRSSSSSRSSSSSSRSSRLSSSRSLSRSSSASSLASLFSASSSSSRSSARVSKRVVYPHKFKKIHKMQALTSQAVSKSSASSFEAIYSKRKFLSDEVAPTFAIIVRAVTAEKVMGYELAVYLDKINTRLQVILASLAADDNWKLCADGVLLSKHKVTAKVAWGAECKQYDTMITAETGLLGPSPAARLRVAWNELPSALKRYAKKVYDYIPAMSGLIKEKDENSDKQLSFTVVATSDKILDIIWKTPTHTVYKMALHLPIALPLEEIKGLTPFDDVADKAHFLLAKAGAAECKFIKDTLTTFNNRKYKNVMPLSCYQVLAQDCTDELKFMVLLKKDQIEQNHINVKIADIDIDLYPKNTEVIVKVNGMEIPISNLPYQHPTAKIQIRPKGEGISVYAPSHGLHEVYFDKNSWTVKVVDWMKAQTCGLCGKADGEVREEYRTPNGRVTKSTVSFAHSWVLPAETCRDTTECRMKHESVKLERQVNIHGQESKCFSVEPVLRCLPGCFPVKTTTITVGFHCLPADSVAENLSSIYHASVDLRETAEAHLACSCTAQCAQ; this is encoded by the exons ATGAGGGCGGTTGTGCTTGCCGTGGCTCTGGCCTTCGTGG CTTGTGAACCTCATAACTTTG CTCCTGAGTTTGCTGCTGGTAAGACCTATGTGTATAAGTATGAGACTTTGCTCCTGGGCGGTCTGCCAGAGAAAGATCTGGCCAGAGCTGGACTCAAAATCAGCAGTAAAGTTCTCATCAGTgccacagctgaaaataaactAATGTTGAAG CTTTTGGAACCTGAGCTCTATGAGTTCAGCGGCATCTACCCCAAGGATCAGTTAGTCCCAGCAACCAAGCTGACATCTGCCCTGGCAGCTCAGCTCTTGACTCCCATCAAGTTCGAGTATGCCAACGGTGTTGTTGGAAAAATGTTCGCCCCTGAGGGAATTTCAACAATGGTGCTGAATGTCTACAGAGGTATCCTGAACGTCCTTCAGCTCAACATCAAGAAAACACAGAACGTCTATGAGATGCAGGAG GCTGGAGCTCAGGGTGTGTGCAAGACCCTCTATGCCATCAGTGAAGATGAAAAGGCTGAACGTATCCTTCTTACAAAGACCAGGGATCTGAACCACTGCCAGGAGAAGATCATGAAGGATATGGGGTTGGCATACACTGAGAAATGTGCAAAGTGCCAGCAG AATTCAAAGAACCTTAGAGGAGCTACAGCATACAACTACGTCTTGAAGGCTGTTCCTAGCGGCATATTGATCCTGGAGGCCACAGTCAATGAGCTGATCCAGTTTTCACCTTTCACTGAGATGAACGGAGCTGCCCAGATGGAGACAAA GCAATCCTTGGTCTTCCTTGAAATTCAGAGGGCCCCTATTGTACCCATCACAGCTGAGTATCTCCACCGTGGATCTCTCAAGTATGAGTTCTCCACTGAGCTTCTTCAGACACCCATTCAGCTCATCAAGATCACCAATGTACAGACCCAG ATTGTGGAGATTCTGAATCATCTGGTTACCCACAACGTGGAAAGAGTCCATGAAGATGCTCCTCTGAAATTTTTGGAACTCATTCAGCTCCTCCGTGTTGCCCACTTTGAAGACCTGGAAGTGCTCTGGAGCCGCTACAGAACCAACCCTGCCTACAG ACAGTGGATCTTGGATGCTATCCCCACCATTGGAACTCCTGTGGCTCTGAAGTTCATCAAGGAGAAATACCTGGCCAATGAACTAACAACTGCTGAAGCTGCTCAGGCTCTGATTACATCTGTTCACATGGTGACAGCAGACACTGAGGCCATCAAGCTGGTTGCG GACCTGGCAGTCAACCACATGATAGTGGAAAGACCAGTTCTACGTGAGATCGTCCTCCTCGGCTATGGTACCATGATTTCAAAACACTGCGCTGAGAAGATTGTCTGCCCTGCTGAACTTATAAGG CCCATCCAGGACCTGCTTACAGAGGCTGTTGCTAAAGATGAGACCCAGAATATCATCCTACTCCTGAAGGTTTTGGGTAACGCTGGCCACCCTACTAGCCTTAAGCCAATCACAAAGATCCTGCCAATCCACggcactgctgctgcagctctgcccaTGAGAGTCCATGCTGATGCCATCATGGCTTTGAGGAACATTGCAAAGAAAGAGCCCAGAATG ATCCAGGAACTGGCTCTTCAGCTCTACATGGACAAGGCTCTTCACCCAGAGCTCCGTATGCTTGCTTGCATTGTGCTGTTTGAGACAAGGCCTCCAATGGGATTGGTAACAACTCTTGCCAACATTGTGAAGACAGAGCCGAATCTGCAAGTAGCAAGCTTCACTTACTCTCACATGAAGTCCCTGACCAGGAGCACTGCCACTATCCATGCCTCACT TGCTGCAGCTTGCAACGTCGCTGTCAAGATCTTGAGCCCAAAGCTGGACAGGCTGAGCTTGCGTTTCAGCAAAGCTATCCACGCAGACATCTATAACA ATCCCTTGATGCTTGGTGCTGCTGCCAGCGCTTTCTACATCAATGATGCTGCCACCATTCTGCCCAGATCTATTGTGGCTAAGACCAGTGCCTACCTTGCTGGAGCTGCTGCCGATGTCCTGGAG gttggaGTGAGAACTGAGGGAATCCAGGAGGTTCTCCTGAAAAACCCTGCACTCATTGACAATGTTGACAGGATCACCAAGATGAAACGTGTCATTAAGGCT CTCTCTCAGTGGAGGGCTCTGCCCACCAGAACACCTCTGGCTTCTGTCTACATTAAGTTCTTCGGACAAGAAATTGCCTTTGTCAACATTGACAAAGTCTTGATTGACCAGGCCATTGCG CTCACTACTGGACCTTCTGCTCAGACATTTGGCATGAATGCCATCAAGACTGTGTTGTCTGGTGCTTCCTTCAACTTTGCTAAGCCTCTGCTGGCCACTGAGGTGAGGCGCATCCTGCCAACTGCTGCTGGTCTTCCAATGGAGCTCAGTCTTTACactgctgctgtggctgctgcagctgttaagG tCAAAGCCACCACAAAACCAGCTCTGCCAGAGAACTTCCATCTTTCCCACCTGTTGAAGACTGACATTCAGTTTGATACTGAGCTCAGACCAAG CATTGCTGTGAACACATTTGCTGTGATGGGAGTTAACACTGCCATGCTCCAGGCTGCTGTGCTATCAAGAGCTAAACTCAACACCATTTTGCCCACCAAAATCGCTGCAAGACTTGACATCAACGAGGGCCACTTTAAGATCCAAGCTCTGCCTGTTTCTGTGCCTGAACACATTGCAGCTGTGAA TGTTGAGACTGTTGCTCTGGCAAGAAACATTGAGGATCTAGCTGCCACTAAAATCACTCCCATCATCACTGCCAAAGTCTTGGATTACATCTCCCGGGAGAAACTCACATCTAAGATCATTTCATCTACTTCTGTG TCAAAATCCTCAGAGATCCTTAACGAGGATGTGTCAGCTCCCATCTCCATTAAAACACCCAGAGCAGTTCAGTTTGCGAAGAAGTATTGTGTCAAAGCTGTTGGACTGAATGGCTGTCTGAAGGTTGCCACTGAAAACGCTGCCTCCATCCAGGACATTATCCTTTACAAACTGGCCGGAAAGCACTCTATTACTCTTTCCTTGACACCAA TTACTGGTGAGGCCATTGAGAGACTGGAGATTGAGATTCAAATTGGACCAAAGGCTGCAGAGAAGCTCATTAAAAAGATCAACCTGAGTGAAGAAATCATCAACGGAAGACCGGCCCTGATGAAGCTCAAGAAAATCCTGGTTCCTGGTCAGAGGAATGTCACCTCATCTTCCTCCAGCTCCAGCAGCTCTCGCTCAAGCCTTAGCTCAAgatcctcctccagctcctcatCTCGTGTAAGCAGCAAGGCTGTTGATGTAGCCCGTAAACttcgcagcagcagcagcagcagcagcagcagaagcagcagcagcagcagcagcagcagcagcagcagaagcagcagcagcagcagaagcagcagcagcagcagcagaagcagcagacTCAGCTCCTCAAGATCTTTGAGCAGGTCCAGCTCCGCATCTAGCCTTGCATCCCTCTTCAGTGCTAGCTCCAGTTCCTCTCGCTCCAGTGCTCGTGTCTCAAAG CGGGTGGTTTATCCCCACAAGTTCAAGAAGATCCACAAGATGCAG GCTCTCACCTCTCAAGCAGTTTCCAAGAGCAGTGCTTCAAGCTTTGAAGCCATCTATAGCAAG AGAAAATTCCTCAGCGATGAAGTTGCTCCTACCTTTGCCATCATCGTCCGTGCCGTCACAGCTGAGAAGGTAATGGGATACGAACTGGCAGTCTACCTCGACAAAATTAACACCAGACTTCAGGTTATTCTGGCTTCCTTGGCTGCAGATGACAACTGGAAACTCTGTGCTGATGGAGTTCTGCTTAGCAAGCACAAAGTCACA GCTAAAGTTGCCTGGGGAGCAGAATGCAAGCAGTATGACACCATGATCACAGCTGAGACTGGTCTTCTTGGTCCAAGCCCTGCAGCTCGCCTCAGGGTGGCCTGGAACGAACTGCCTTCTGCCCTGAAACGCTACGCAAAGAA ggtgtATGACTACATTCCTGCAATGTCTGGCTTGATTAAAGAAAAGGATGAAAACAGCGACAAGCAGCTCTCATTTACCGTGGTTGCCACATCTGACAAGATCCTTGACATCATTTGGAAAACACCAACA CATACTGTCTACAAGATGGCTTTGCATCTTCCCATTGCTCTGCCACTTGAAGAAATCAAAGGTCTCACCCCCTTCGATGATGTTGCTGATAAAGCCCACTTCTTGCTCGCCAAGGCTGGTGCAG CTGAATGTAAATTCATCAAAGACACACTGACCACATTCAACAACAGGAAGTACAAGAACGTGATGCCGTTGTCTTGCTACCAAGTTCTGGCACAGGACTGCACCGATGAGCTGAAATTCATGGTTCTGCTGAAGAAGGATCAAATTGAACAGAACCACATCAATGTGAAAATTGCTGACAT CGATATTGACCTGTACCCGAAGAACACTGAAGTGATTGTGAAGGTCAATGGAATGGAAATACCCATCAGCAACCTGCCATACCAGCATCCCACAG CTAAAATCCAGATCAGGCCAAAAGGTGAAGGCATCTCTGTGTACGCTCCTAGCCATGGTCTTCATGAAGTCTACTTCGACAAGAACTCATGGACG GTTAAAGTTGTGGACTGGATGAAGGCACAGACCTGTGGACTCTGTGGAAAGGCCGATGGGGAAGTCAGAGAGGAGTACCGCACACCCAACGGACGTGTGACCAAGAGCACAGTTAGCTTTGCTCATTCCTGGGTTCTGCCAGCAGAGACCTGCAGGGACACCACTG